One Plasmodium relictum strain SGS1 genome assembly, contig: PRELSG_00_v1_212, whole genome shotgun sequence DNA window includes the following coding sequences:
- a CDS encoding fam-f protein, whose protein sequence is MKSRLFLISHFNFLCIIAININFYGINEYYNSNKYKPKFVRYKEIQLIRNLAEVFNFTDKDILNDEGLTIKEVQLLYNMNETKDEDTALKEFFDDPRLLFVKLVDLIFLGNFNEKLKQEKRKIDSICSMLRIMNNKITDYMDTILDNVNDQIDYIFDDLESYESELLSFIGVDVDINIGECDQNLLINKDNAYDYFKESNLSEKIKLNTKKSSTFFNELHKINNKFLSNIKRKIYSYDKIIVNNLSKTVNRFPLKYATVALHFNMENFIDPMKDVLNAFILAIFFENQVEDINKATSLKVYTKELRSLIFDMNKEIDATIASKTHKLFVRLNKILNGDIKCLIAIILFILEQDRCVNKLKLDYLKDKYGDEIFNDKFLFRIYELFLQEKDDLKKSLDEFKTYIRAIFGFDVDSSGIRSLEQAIYKSNEKRLLLQLFHVIVHSLGCKRKLNDYSNFLDMIRGESKKNLRIKFKNLFKERNKVYISKRKSRNVVLIFLDMYNNSKIFFELKDINQNLISQSIKMDFSVSKFRSYDYLISLLIKELDKLKKCVLCSEEKRINKNAITFFLYEIKEFSRCCKKYRYI, encoded by the exons ATGAAAAGCCGTTTATTTCTAATCtctcattttaatttttta TGTATAATAGCAATAAATATTAACTTCTATGGTATTAACGAATATTACAACTCAAACaa atACAAACCTAAATTTGTTAGGTATAAAGAAATACAATTAATAAGAAATTTAGCAGAAGTATTCAATTTTACAGATAAGGATATATTAAATGATGAGGGCCTTACAATAAAAGAGGTACAATTACTGTATAATATGAATGAAACAAAAGATGAAGATACAGCACTTAAAGAATTCTTTGATGATCCTAGACttttatttgtaaaattggtagatttaatatttttaggaAATTTTAACGAAAAATTGAAACAAGAGAAACGTAAAATAGATTCTATATGTTCCATGTTGAGGattatgaataataaaataacgGATTATATGGATACTATACTAGATAATGTAAATGATCAGATCGATTATATATTTGATGATCTTGAGTCATATGAAAGTGAATTACTTTCATTTATAGGAGTTGATGTTGATATTAATATAGGCGAATGTGAccaaaatttattaattaataaagataatgcATATGATTATTTCAAGGAATCAAACTTAagtgaaaaaattaaattaaatactaAAAAATCCTCTAccttttttaatgaattacataaaataaataataaatttttatctaatatTAAGaggaaaatatattcatatgaCAAAATTATAGTCAATAACTTAAGTAAAACTGTAAATAGGTTTCCTTTGAAATATGCCACTGTAGCGTTACATTTCAATATGGAAAATTTTATTGATCCAATGAAAGATGTTTTAAATGCATTTATTTTAGccatattttttgaaaatcaagttgaagatattaataaagCTACTTCCCTCAAAGTATATACTAAAGAATTACgttctttaatttttgataTGAATAAAGAGATAGATGCCACTATAGCATCAAAAACGCATAAGTTATTTGTAAGACTAAATAAGATACTAAATGGTGATATAAAATGCTTGATAGCCATTATTCTATTCATACTTGAACAAGATAGGTGTGTAAATAAACTTAAATTAGATTATTTGAAAGACAAATACGGAGatgaaatatttaatgataaatttttgtttcgtatatatgaattatttttacaagaaaaagatgatttaaaaaaatccTTAGATGaatttaaaacatatataagGGCAATTTTTGGTTTTGATGTAGATAGTTCAGGTATTAGATCATTAGAACAAGCTATTTATAAATCAAATGAAAAACGTTTATTATTACAACTATTTCATGTTATTGTACACTCATTAGGATGTAAGAGGAAATTAAATGATTATTCGAATTTTTTAGATATGATCAGAGGAGAATCGAAAAAAAACTTAAggataaaatttaaaaatttatttaaagaacgaaataaagtatatatttcaaaaagaAAATCTAGAAATGTagtgttaatttttttggaTATGTATAACAATagcaaaatattttttgaactCAAGGATATCAATCAAAATTTAATTAGCCAATCAATAAAAATGGATTTTTCTGTAAGTAAATTTAGAAGTTATGATTATTTAATaagtttattaattaaagaattggataaattaaaaaagtgtGTTCTTTGTTCTGAAGAAAAACGAATAAACAAAAATGctattacattttttctGTATGAAATTAAGGAATTCAGTAGATGCTGTAAGAAATATCGTTATATTtag